One segment of Procambarus clarkii isolate CNS0578487 chromosome 1, FALCON_Pclarkii_2.0, whole genome shotgun sequence DNA contains the following:
- the LOC138363553 gene encoding uncharacterized protein, with protein sequence MQLQVRQNDQTSGRSTETNVEQGKTVKLPKLANFHERGDSMDAYIKRFEGHAADCGWERSKWALALSALLKGKALTIYHSLGPHQRGDYEALTTVMLNGFGIIADRMQENFRRAQLQKGETYVLMLQRLESSLNRYCELMETAPGSMEFYQLMIREKFLKACESSLRVKLKEQEVVSNLSLAKQADLWAGARRQVKGVKPHEKHHATGIGEGAKPKTGVSGEQGNSSNKHVHMCCTCGKPGHRAADCKVKPKSGYIAGVSSSGKIHPNVGKDPLAWTLEEVDGNVNGKSAKIFRDQGATTHMVRKSLVKPGSETGRHIYVKFPNGYAKEIVEVYVWVDTPYIKGKIRAVQQERAVYGLLMGNVPRVSDCPSPPSKKTGDSEEASASAECSHTQSTEAKGDSPGDDVTGSDHTLTQLKNKGEKASCEVMEREAKPLVEATATPLTGNLLVAAVTTRSRDQQADSPRKTFEITRHSRSVAKEFIDVQGSDPTLAQIRRYAEEKKVFQHQERKYWYLHHNGKLVRSVETPHDIWDQLVVPQEHRLAAFRLGHEVVIGHMGHAKTSAQIQAVFYWPGITGKIQCYTRSCDTCQRTTDQRRVKPGKLQPLPIIDQPFKLVSIDLVGPIIPSATDGSKYIQTMVDHATRYPEAAALKNIETSTVAEALVGFFSRLGIPEWIHSNRGIQLYQRNDGPSQTSAHSESILHHAISCYGKRFGRTLHWRSQEEVEENVHRTASGVAQEKLKNTCQLTREQLVKAKEYQKQTYDKKAKECKFNEGDKVLCYFPLARTSSCCSGRAPFTVVECSHSLNYVLDVDGARKKYHDNMLKCYEDPSVDVSTKPKKHRRSHDCEDKMKQMKDEQGVTVVEPGDGGRDGYDLRMVLKRVSIAPFLGIPPSSSNIC encoded by the exons ATGCAGTTACAAGTAAGGCAGAATGACCAgacaagtggtcgttcaacagagaCTAACGTTGAACAAGGTAAGACTGTCAAACTACCTAAACTAGCTAACTTTCATGAAAGGGGCgactcgatggatgcatacatcaagCGTTTCGAAGGTCACGCCGCTGATTGCGGGTGGGAAAGATCAAAGTGGGCACTCGCTCTTAGTGCGTTGTTAAAGGGTAAAGCACTAACTATCTACCACAGTCTGGGTCCACACCAGCGCGGAGATTACGAGGcattgacaacagtgatgctgaaCGGTTTTGGCATCATTGCAGACCGGATGCAAGAGAATTTCCGTAGAGCTCAATTGCAAAAAGGAGAGACATATGTGTTAATGTTACAGCGGTTAGAATCGAGTCTAAACCGTTACTGTGAACTCATGGAGACTGCTCCTGGAAGCATGGAGTTCTATCAACTGATGATTCGTGAAAAGTTTTTAAAAGCATGCGAATCGTCTCTGCGTGTCAagctcaaagagcaagaagttgtGTCAAATCTGTCTTTGGCCAAGCAAGCTGATCTGTGGGCTGGGGCCAGGAGACAGGTGAAAGGGGTGAAGCCGCACGAGAAGCATCATGCTACAGGTATTGGCGAGGGAGCTAAGCCTAAGACTGGTGTGTCGGGGGAGCAGGGAAACTCCTCCAACAAGCATGTGCACATGTGCTGCACCTGTGGTAAGCCAGGTCATCGTGCAGCTGATTGCAAGGTAAAACCGAAATCAGGCTACATAGCAGGTGTGAGCTCAAGTGGTAAGATACATCCCAACGTCGGAAAGGATCCACTAGCTTGGACCCTTGAGGAAGTAGACGGAAATGTTAACGGAAAATCGGCGAAAATCTTCCGTGACCAAGGCGCCActacccacatggtaagaaaaagtCTAGTAAAGCCAGGATCTGAGACAGGTAGACATATCTATGTTAAATTCCCAAATGGCTATGCTAAAGAGATAgtggaggtgtatgtgtgggtcgaCACACCTTACATCAAAGGTAAAATTCGTGCCGTTCAACAGGAACGTGCTGTATATGGACTTTTAATGGGAAATGTTCCGAGAGTTTCTGATTGCCCGAGTCCACCCTCGAAGAAAACGGGGGACAGTGAGGAAGCTTCTGCCTCAGCTGAGTGCAGCCACACTCAGTCAACTGAAGCCAAGGGTGACTCGCCTGGGGATGACGTCACAGGGagtgaccacaccctcacccagctgaagaataagggagagaaGGCAAGCTGTGAAGTTATGGAGAGAGAAGCAAAACCTCTGGTTGAAGCAACAGCAACTCCATTAACAGGTAACTTGCTCGTGGCAGCTGTCACTACGAGGTCCAGAGACCAACAAGCCGACTCGCCCAGAAAAAcatttgaaattacgagacaTTCAAGGAGTGTCGCAAAGGAGTTTATTGATGTCCAAGGGAGCGACCCAACATTAGCCCAGATACGTAGGTATGCTGAGGAGAAAAAAGTTTTCCAACACCAGGAACGCAAGTACTGGTACTTGCACCATAATGGGAAACTCGTGCGCAGTGTTGAGACGCCTCACGACATTTGGGACCAACTCGTTGTTCCACAGGAGCATAGATTGGCTGCGTTCCGCTTAGGTCATGAAGTGGTCATAGGTCATATGGGTCACGCAAAGACCAGTGCGCAGATACAAGCTGTGTTCTACTGGCCAGGAATTACTGGGAAAATACAGTGTTACACTCGCTCGTGTGACACCTGTCAGCGCACTACTGATCAAAGACGGGTGAAGCCCGGGAAGCTTCAGCCCCTACCCATCATTGATCAGCCGTTCAAGCTGGTCAGCATTGATCTGGTTGGTCCGATCATACCGAGTGCAACGGACGGCAGTAAGTACATCCAGACCATGGTCGATCACGCAACAAGGTACCCAGAAGCAGCTGCCCTGAAAAACATCGAGACGTCAACGGTAGCGGAAGCCCTGGTAGGTTTTTTCAGTCGCCTTGGTATACCTGAGTGGATCCATAGCAACCGAGGGATACAGCTTTACCAGCGAAATGATGGACCAAGTCAGACGTCTGCTCATAGCGAGAGCATCCTTCACCACGCCATATCATGCTATGGGAAACGGTTTGGTAGAACGCTTCACTGGCGCTCTCAAGAAGAAGTTGAAGAGAATGTGCATCGAACAGCCTCGGGAGTGGCCCAG GAAAAGCTGAAGAACACCTGTCAGCTGACCCGAGAACAGCTAGTAAAAGCAAAGGAGTACCAGAAGCAAACATACGACAAAAAAGCTAAAGAATGCAAGTTCAATGAAGGTGACAAGGTACTTTGTTACTTCCCACTAGCAAGAACAAGCTCTTGCTGCAGTGGAAGGGCCCCATTCACAGTAGTGGAGTGTTCGCACTCGTTAAACTACGTGCTCGACGTCGATGGTGCCAGGAAGAAGTACCACGACAACATGCTCAAATGCTACGAAGACCCATCTGTAGATGTATCCACAAAGCCAAAGAAGCAT AGGCGATCCCATGATTGTGAGGATAAAATGAAGCAGATGAAGGATGAGCAGGGTGTGACAGTTGTTGAGCCTGGTGACGGTGGTCGTGATGGATACGATTTAAGGATGGTGTTGAAGAGAGTATCTATCGCCCCATTTCTTGGGATTCCCCCGTCTTCGAGCAACATCTGCTGA